Part of the Sphingomonas morindae genome, TCAAGCACGAGGACGGCGCCCTCATCGGCCCCTTCGCGCCCATGCTGCGCTTTCCCAAGTTCGGGGGGCCGGCGTGGGCCTACACCAAGGAGCTGCTCGAGAACTCCACACTGCCCAGGTTGGCGAAAGAAGTGGCCATTTTGGTCACGGGGGCGGCGTTCAACTCGCGCTACGAGCTCTACGCCCACGAGCGCGTGGCCGCGCAAGCCGGCCTGAGCGACGCTAAGATCGCCGCAGTCGCAGCCGGCCAGCGACCCGCCGACCTGACCGAGGAGGAGCAGGCCGCCTACGACGTCGCCGCGGCCCTGACCGCCGGCAAGCAGCTTCCGGAGTCCACGTACCAACGTGCCGTGAAGGTGTTCGGCGAGGAGCGAACGGCCGAGCTGATCTACCTGTTGAGCGGCTACGCCCTAATCTCGATGCTGCTCAACGCCTACGACGTGTCGGTTCCCGGGCGTGAGGATCTTCCGCGTGGATAAACGTGGGGGTTGAATCCTGCCCAGCGAGGGCTTGCAGCCACTTCAGCAAGTTCGTCGTCGAACACTGACGGACCCCAATCACCAGGAATAAGCCATCATGAACGTTCTCATTGTCTACGCGCACCCCGAGCCCACTTCGCTGACACGGCAGTTGGTCGGCGTGACCGCTGAAACGCTATCGGCGGCAGGACACACCCTGATCCACTCGGACCTCTACGGCATGAAGTGGAAGGCGGTGTACGATGCCGATGACTTTCCGGTGCGCGACAATCCCGAGCGGCTGTCATTCATCACGGAATCGGGTCATGCCTACAGAAGCGGGCAGCAGACATCCGATGTGGTCGTGGAGCAGCAGAAGCTGCTCGCGGCCGACGCCGTGATCCTCCAGTTCCCGCTGTGGTGGTACGGCGTGCCCGCGATCCTGAAGGGCTGGATAGAGCGGGTCTACGCCTTCGGCTTTGCCTATGGCTACCAGAACGGCTCCAACCAGTTCCGGTTCGGCGATGGCATTCTCAAGGGCAAGCGGGCGCTGGTCAACGTCCAGGCCGGTGGCCCGGCGGCCGACTATGGTCCGCGGGGTATCAATGGGCCGATCGAGCAACTGCTGTTCCCGCTGACCCATGGCGCGCTGTTCTACCCCGGCATGGACGTGCTCCCGACGCACGCGGTCTATGGCGCAGGTCATGTCTCCACGGCCGAAGAAGTCGAGGCGATCAAGGCCGCATGGCGGAAGCGGCTTGCCGGGCTGTTCACCGACACGCCGATCCCCTTCAGGTCGCAGAATGGCGGCGACTTCCCCGATCGCCACACCATGGCGGACCACATTGCGCCAGGCCAGACCGGCCTCGCAGCGCACTTTGCTGACCTAGCCGATGCATGACGAGCAACACCGATCTTGGTCGATCAAGGCCGCACGCATCGGCGGCCACATCATGCCCGCCGATCGAAGACGCGGTCTTCTAGGCTCGCACAGACCCAGGTGCAGACATAGTCCGTCGATTTACGACCTCCCGGAGATCGCCCGCTACCTCCGCATCTTCGGCGGAGACGTAAGGGTGACGAGCGCCGTTCCCGTCCAAACGACCCAGTTCCGGCAGTTCCGCCTCGATTTAAGGCTTCTGCAAACCCGCCACTTGTTCATCTCCGTCGGATGACAGACGCTTCGGGGAAGCCGCTCAAGGGCAATACCTGGTAGCGAGCTGCCATTCCGCTCACCGGTTTGAGTGGTCGGCGTGGTCAGGCTTCGCTCCCGGAGTTGCTCGGGAGCTCGATAGCTGGTCTAGGGTCCGAACGGAGGATGATCGGGTGCGGCTTACGTTCACGAAGGGCACGGGCAAGTACGACGACCTCCGCATCGAACACGAGTCTGGTCCCGCAGAAACGATTGCGTGCCCCAAGCAGGGGATCATCCCGCACGACATGATCCACTATGCCGTGGAGAGTACGCTAACCCACCGCGGCTTTCTTTCCCTCGTTGCGGACGGCAGCCCTGCCTCCTTCGCCACTGCCGGCGAAGACACCGAGAACGCGATCGAGCGGTTGGTCGAGACGCTCCAGGCCGAGATGTGGGGCGGACTGGTTCCCGTCGCGAACCTGATCGCCACCTATGAGCATGCCTGTGCGGCTAGCGGCCACCGGATTGTGCCGGTCAGCGCCCACGACGTCGAAGCCATACGGGGGCGCATCGACCAACTCAGTGCGGAGTGGGAGAAAATCCCAGTACGGGGTTCGTTGACCCTCAGCTTTTGAGAATGGCCTGAGCAGCTATACGTCCGCTACTGGGCGGGGTCCCGACCGGCAGCTCCGCGGCCGGCAAGACCCAATAGGCGACATTCGAAGCCGCTTCACCGCTCCCTGAAACCGGTCGTTCGTTCAGGCGCTGCTGAACGGCGGAAACTGGGCCGGTTCCTGACTGACAGGTTTTGGCGCTCGGATGTATGATACCGGCCATTGTTGAAGCTACGGTTTCAGGCTTGGCGCCGCGGGTAGCTTGGATAGAAGGATGGATGTTGGTCCGGAGATAGAGATTATGACCGACGATCCGTTTGAATTACCCTTCGGTGACGAATTTGATCCGGACTCACCAGCCGCAGCAATGGCGCGACTTCGCGACCGGTTTCATTCGATCCATCCTCAAGCATCAGTGATCATTACTGGATATGCCGCTCTTGAGCTTGAGGTAGACCAAATCTTGCGGAGTTTTGTTGCGAGACCAGAAAAGCTTCCGCGCCTCAGCATGGACCACCAGCTGGGCCTTTTACGTGCAATGCTAGACGATCCATGGTTGGACTCGGCACTCAACGCAATCAGCGCTTTCGGCGCCATCCGAAACAGTGTGGCGCACGGCGATCCTGCGGAAGTGATAGATAGAAGTATTCTAAATCTTGAGAAGAAAAGCAGAGAGATCGGATTGCCGCTGGAATCTTACCCAAGTCTCGGCGTACTAGCTATGCATCTGGCATCTTCACTGCACGTCGGAACAGAATTCTACGAGTGCATCGTCAGAGACCGGCAATGACTCCGCAGGCCCACTGCCGGGAATGTGTTCTCATCGCCCTTAAGCAAAATGTTGACAATCCGGACGCCATCACCTATCTATGTTCGATATTCTAACACGAGGACGTGTTATGAGTGCGGATGTTGAAGAGCTGCGTGCCGAGTTCAAACGCAAGGCGACGCTGCTTGTTTCGGAACTGCAGGCCTGGTTTGACGAGGAAACGGCGACCATCGACGGCACCGCGCCGCCTGCCGCGCCATCAGGCTCGGGCGGGTCGATCGTCGGCATGAGGCCTGCGATTGACTCCAAGCGGGTCGTCGATGCGAGCCGGGTCACGCGGGTGGTGCTGGAGATGGAGTTGCCGCCCGAGATCATCAAACGCGGCGGCTATGCGAACTGCGACGAGATGATCAGCGACCTGCTCCCCAAGCTGGAACGCGTCTATACCGGCGAGCTCAAGGTTAAGAAGTGCCGGGCAGTTAAGGTTCCTGAGCCGGCATGAGGGTCAGCGATGAACGATGATACAATGAACAATGGCAGCATCGGCGAGCGGCTGCGCAAGGCGCGGGAGTTCCTTGAGCTGAAGCAGGAGGAAGCGGCTGAGGCGGTCGGTGTGTCGCGCTCGGCCCTGTCACTCATCGAAAACGGGCGCCGCAAGGTCGATTCCGAAGAGCTTGCGCGCTTCGCCAAGGTCTATGGCCAGTCGGTCGATGCCCTTGCGGGCACTTCGCCCCTGCCCCCGCTGCCCGAGAGCGTGAAAGCGCTGGCGCGCGCCGCCACCGAGTTGTCGGACAGCGATCGCAACGAGCTTTTACGGTTCGCCGAGTTCCTGCAGGCCCGCGGGCCGAAGGCAGGTGGCCATGGCTAGATCGCCTGCAGCAGCTGCGCGCCTCGACGCCGTATCCGCTGCCAACCGTATTCATGCCGAACTCGATCTCAGGCGCAGGATCACCGCCCGGGCGGGCCTGGTCGACGTATTCGAGGCGATCGGGGATCTCGACATTCCGCTGGTGTTTAAGCCGCTCGATTCCGCGCTCGGGCTGTGCTTGCCGGCGCCGCTCAAAGGAATCATGATCACCACCGAGAGGCCGCTGCACATCCAGCGCTTCACGGCCGCACACGAGCTCGGCCATGCCGTGCTCGAACATGAGGGCAGCATCGACCGAGAGATTCTCGAGCGCGGCCCCAACTCGCCGAGCGACGGGCGAGACCTGCAGGAAGTGGCAGCCGAAGCGTTCGCGGCTGAATTCCTGCTGCCACGTTGGCTCTACCGCCATCATATCCAGGCGCAGGGCTGGACCGTCGCGCACGACCTGCGTCGGCCTGCGACCGTATACCAGCTCTCGCTGCGCATGGCGGTCAGCTATGAAGCAACCTGCTGGGGACTCTTGAGCCACCAAATCCTGCCCTATGATGAAGTCCGCGGCCTGAGCCGTGCGCGTATAGGCGATCTAAAGGCTGAGCTCGGCGCGGGTCACAAGCCGGCCGATTCCTGGGCCGATGTCTGGAAGGTCACGCAGCGTGACAACGGGGCGCGGCTCTTGGGCAATCCCGACGACTTGGTCCGTATCGAACTAGAGGAAGCGGTCAGCAGCGGGCATCGCTGGAATGTCGAAACGCTTGCCGCAGCTGACTGGGATTTGCTGGAAGACCAGTCCTTGTTCAGCACCGATCCGCTCATTTATGGCGCTCCGTCGACACGCGTCGTAGTCGCGCGGCCACGGCATGGCGGCCATGGTGAGATCGCGCTGCGCGAGCGCCAGCCCTGGGCGCAGGAAACGCCGGATGCCGCCGCCTTCCAGCTTGCAGTTGCCCTGCAGGGGCGTGAGCGCGCCGGCCTGTCGCGCGCCGACCGGCTTCGCTTGGGGTTGAGCATTTGATCCAGCCCGCGCGCGATCTTCGACCGAACATGCTTGAGGTCCGCTGTCAGGGCTCCCGGCCGACCTGCCTCGCATTCGCGACCTCGGCTGCAAACGAAAATCTCGCTTGTGTCGGTGAATATTTGTCGGTCGAGTATCTCTATTATCATGCAGTCGCCCGAACTCAGGGGGCCAATCCGCATGCCGGGACGACCATGGAAGCGGCCGCGGCTGCGTTGCTCGACAACGGGCAGCCTGCAGAATCCCACTGGCCTTATCTGGACGTGATCTCGACGCCTTGGGCGCCGCCCATTGGCGTCTCCCCGATCCACCGCGGCACGCTGGCCGTTGGCAAACTGTCGTTCGCAGAGATCGCCGACGAACTCGACGGCGCGCGCCCGGTGGTGCTCGGCATGCTGATCACCGATCGCTTCTACCTTCCCGATTCCGAAGGCCGCGTGCTGCCTGATGCAGGCGATACCGTGCGCGGTGGACATGCTGTCCTAGCGGTTGGACACGGGGCCGACGCGACCGCGCAATATCTGCTGGTCCGCAACAGCTGGGGACCGGCCTGGGGGCTCAACGGCCACGCATGGCTGCGCCAGGATTATGTCGACACCTACCTTCATCAGACCGTCAAGATCGCGAAGGGATAATCATGGAATTGCTGCAGGGAAGAACGATCCCGGAGGTCTGGCTGCAAGCCGCCCGTCATGTCCGCGGGTGCCCGAAGCAGGAGGATTTCGACGTGTTCCTGCATGTTCGCGAGCCGACCATGCTAGATTCCGAGGACGCGGCGGTCTATCAGCTGGTCGATGCGTTCCTGACCGACCATGGCGCCTTCAGCGTCCATACCGTCGCCGAGACAATCTTTCCGCTCGACGAATATCTGCGCGGCGGCGCCAAGGCGGTGTTCGGCACCTATCCCGGCCGGATCAAGGCGATCCATGCCGTGCGCGACGACCGCAACTGGGGCACCTATGCCTATCGGCTGCTGCGCCAGAAGGACCGCGACGGCCAAGTATACAATCCTCTCGAGGAAATGGTCGAAAAGATCCGCAAGCACGGCAAATATACCGCGTCCTTCGAGCTCGGTGTCGGCGATGTGCTAGAGGAAGACGTGCCCATCTATGACGGAGCGACCGATCGCCGGCGACTCTATGGCGGGCCGTGCCTGAGCCATCTAAGCCTCAAGGTCCATAACGGGGCCATTCGCATGAATGCAACTTACCGCTCGCACTGGTATATCCGGCGCCTGTTCGGCAATCTGGTCGGTCTTGGCCGGTTGCAATATTTCCTGGCGTCAGAGACCAAATTGGCGATCGGCGGGCTGACGATCAACTCAACTTATGCCAAGATCGATGTCGGCAAGAGTGGCGAATGCGGCGGCCATTGGACCAAGCGCGAAGTCGATGCGCTGATCGATCGGTGCGGCGATACCTATAGTGCCGCATCGCAACTCAAAGGTGCCCTAGCGTGACCGTCGCGACAGACCTTCTGCCAGCTCTGCAATGGCATCAGCTCATCCATGACGAGGATTATCACAAGGACGTCGCCGCGATGTCGCCGGCGATGCGCATGAAGCATTTCGCACTGCATTTGGCCAAATATAGCGCCTATCTGCTTGATGCGAGCGAGCGTGGCGACGATGCGCTCACCGCGCGCGCGCTGGTCGATTCCTTCGCCATCGTCCTCGCAATCGCCAATACGTTGGGTCAGAACCTCGCGTGCGATCTTCCCGCGCGCAACCAGGAAGACCTCGCCGGCCAGTCGCCTGACGTCTGGCGCTCCTTCGTCAAGGAGGCCGGGATCCTAGCAAAGGCATGCGAGTCGCTCGACCATATCGAGGACCTCGCCTTCAAGGTGATGATGAAACAGGCTAATGCCAGGCTCGCGGTCACCATTCTGCGGGGTGCCGACCAGCAGTCGATCGGTCTGATCGAGGCCTACAAGGTCCGGTTGCGCGAGGTCGAAATCCGCTCGCCGTTCGATGCTTTCATCCAGCAGCGGCGATCCGGGCGGACGCAATAATGTTCTGGGGAAGCGACAAGCTCGCGTGCGAGCTGCCCAAACTGATCCCAAGCTTTGATCTCGCGCGGATTGACGGCGCCTCCTATCGCTTAAGCGTGGGCGAGGAAGTCTATGTCTCGCCAACGGGCCAGCCGAGCGATCCGCGCAACAAGCCCAAGACCAAACTTGATCCCGGTGACGGCTTCATGGTGCCGCCCGGGCAGTTCGGGTTCATCCTGACAGAGGAGGAGATCAGGGTACCGGCGGACGCGCTCGCCTTCATCTCGATCCGGGCGGGCTATAAATTTGCGGGTCTCGTCAACGTATCGGGCTTTCATGTCGACCCCGGTTTCGCGGGCAAGCTGCTATTCTCAGTATTCAATGCCGGGCCGAACCCAGTTCACCTCGCGCGCTTAGAAGAATGCTTTCTCATCTGGTACGCTGACTTGGACGGTGCCGGCGCTGCGCAGCCAAAGAGGGGCTATGCGAACATCCCGTCGAGCCTGATCGGGCCGCTGGCGAGCGGCATCCAATCCTTTGCGAGCCTGGACAGCAAAATCTCGGAGACCGAGAAGAAGCTGACCGATCGCGTCACGACTCTGGAGCGCGAGCAGGCGGTGTTGTAATGGGGTTTTGGCCTCGCTGCCGGCGTGCTGCTCAGTCTCGGCCTCAAGCAATGCGCGATCGACCGCCCCGCGGACAATGCAATCGCGGCGAATGCCCTGGCATCCAACGCCAGCGAGATCAGCGCACCGCCGGCGCCGGCCACGCCGGCTGACAAGAGCTTGACGAACGCCGACTGAGCCAAGATGGCAGGTGCCGCCCGGGTCGGGCCGGACGAATCGTCGCAGGATGGATGTGGCCGGCGGGGTCCCGATCGAAACCAGACCTGCCGAGTATGCATGCGAACGACCGAAGTCTTTGAAACCTACTGGAAGTTCGCTGTCGAGCGACAGGCGATCTATTTCCGCCGCTTCACCGATTCAATCGGCCCTTGGACCGACGATGCCGTGTTGGCCGCGCACCGGTTCACCAACGCGTATCGCGCCGCCGACAGGGTTAGCCAGTATCTCATCCGCGAAATCCAATATCACCCGGACCGGCCAACAACACCCAACGAGCTGTTTTTCCGCACGATGCTGTTCAAGCTGTTCAACCGGATCGACACCTGGCAGGCGCTTGAAGCAAGGCTCGGGCCGATCGAATGGGCCCGGATCGATCTGGACCGGCTGAGCGCGGTGCTCGATGATCTCCTGCGCCAGAACCGGCGCATCTATTCTGCCGCTTATATCATGCCATCGCCCCGCTACGGCCATGCCCGCAAGCATGCCAACCATTTGGCCCTGCTCGCCGCGATGATGGAGCAGCGCATGCCCGACAGGCTAGCGCAGCTGCCCACCCTCTCCTCTGTCTACCACGCGCTGCTCGACTGGCCCGGGATCGGTCCGTTCCTCGCTTTCCAGTATACGATCGACCTGAACTATTCAGACCTGCTCGATCATGACGAAGCCGAATTCGTCGTGGCGGGGCCCGGCGCTCTCGATGGGCTGGCCAAATGCTTCGAGGACCTGGGCGGCCTTAGCCCAGCTGAAGCGATCCACTGGATCTGCGAGCAGCAGGACGCCGCCTTCGCCGCGCGTGGGTTGCGGTTTCAGACGCTGTTTGGTCGAGAGCTACAGCCGGTTGATTGCCAGAACTTGCTCTGCGAGATTTCGAAATATGCAAGAGTGAGGCATCCGAACATGACGGGCATCAGCGGCCGCACGCGGATCAAGCAAAGTTACCGGCCTAACGAGGCGCGGATGCCGCCGCCATTCTTCCCGCCGAAATGGGGTCTCGCCGCGGCGACGGAGTCGGCCGACATGTCGTGCCCAGCTGCGACTGGCAGATTGTTCGCATGAACCAGCCCACGCCACCGTCGCCATTGCCTCCAGTGTCCGCGCCCGCCGCGCCGTCTCATGGTGCGCCCGCGCCGCCGGCGCCATCCTCGCCGGCCGCCCCACCGCGAGAGCCTTTCGGGGCGGCGCGGAGAACAGCGGTCGCCGTCGCGGTCCTAGCGCTCCTGTGCCTCACGATCGCGCTGGTCTGCGCGGCGTGCCGACTGCAGCCCGATCACCTTGCCGCACTCGTTCAGGCCCATGGCCCGGCTGTCATCGGCATGCCGGTGTCCGCCATTCTGGGACTTGCCATCGTGTGCCTGGCGCGCGGGATCGGCGGCCCGGTCTCTATCCAGATCATCGGGCTGCGCGCAGAGGGTGCCACCGCGACTGTCCTGTTGTGGATCGCGACCTTTGCGGCGTCGGCCTTTGCCATTCGGGCGCTCTGGTAGCGTGTGATTATCGGGATCGGCACTGACATCCTCCAAATTGAGCGACTACGCCGCTCGCTCCGGCGATTTGGCGCGGGCTATCTCGAGGAGATGTTCACCCCTCAAGAGATTGCCATGCCGCAAGTGACGCTAGACGCAGCGACCCATTTCTCGCTCGGATTTTGCGCCAAGGAAGCTTGCGCCAAGGCGCTTGGCACCGGGATCGACGCTGACGTCGACTGGTTTGACATCGAGATCGACTATCGCACACCCTCCCCGCGCCTGATGCTCTCCGGTGGGGCCCGCACGCGCCTGGAGTTTCTGACTTCGGCGGGATCGGTGGCAGTCCCGCAGCTCAGCCTCGGCGTCGCAGGCGGTTTGGCACAGGCAATTGTGATCATCGCGACGGCTGACTAAGCTTTCACCCCCGTCGCTCGACGCCCGCGTTCTAGGTGCCGGTGATACAGCGTTAGCCGCCCTTAGCCGACCAAGAGACGGCGGGAAAATCGTTGGCACTTCAGTCGCTAGTCTAACTAGGGTCGCTACACCTCACCGAATAACCGTCGACTGAGGTCCGTCGCACGGTGATGCCTGCCGCCTTCATCCGCCGCGTCACCAGACGCCGGTCCTCGGCAGCCATGCGCATTCCTAGATAAACCGTCACCGCGCCGCGCCCGACATAGCGCGCCTCGCCCCTATGGGCCGCGAACAGCCTCCACTCGCGTTCGTACGACCACTTCACGTTCTTAGTGGAGAGAATCGCGCGGGCACGGTGATCGGCATCGCGCATAGCGCTGAGGTTGAGGTAGTGGGGCCGGTCGCCGTAGGCGACGCGAGCCAGAGCATGCGTCCCGTCAAGGCATTCAAGTAATCGGGCCATCGGGTAGGCGACGCAGATCCCACGGAATCCGTCCGCGTAGTGCGCCCACATTAACTCGTTGTCCCATGTCTCAGACAGTGACGCGATGCCGAGCCCGAGCTTCTCTTGTCGAACAGTCTCGACAAACTCCTCGTAGCCGGGATTCTCCATTGCGCTCCCATTGGACCTGTAAAAACCCTCCATCGGGTCGTTCATCTCGTTGAACTTCCCGCACCAGATGTAACCTTGCTCGATTGCGCTGAGTTCGCGCTCGAGCCGTTCCCGGTCGGCAGCGCCATCGCCGTCAGCTCCACGTGGCCGCAGGGACCGGTGGCGATAGAGCCAAGTCGGTCTCGCATACGTCTCGATCGTCGCCATCCGCCACCATCCCCAACCCGCCAACAGTTCCACCATATTGAGGCCACGTTCGGACCGCCCAAGACGAAATACGGACCGAGCGGCAGCTTTTAAATGAGCAGTAAACGGTGGTGAACAACCCCCATTGCCGCAGCCCTCGCGCGGTCAATCCGCGCGGCCAGAACGAACGGCGGCATTCGGGTTCAGCTACGGGTCGGCTAAATGACCGGAGTTGGGGCGCTTAGCCGCCCGACAGTTCAGGCTAAATAGAACCGATCTGGACGCGATTGATGGACTCAGAACCGACCGGCAGCTCACGACCAGTTCCCGACGTTCAGTTCGATGCAGCGCTCTCCTGAAACCGGCCGTTCGCTCATCCGGCTCCCGGCCGAGACCGGGGTGACTGACATGGGGACATAGCCGTCTGACAGCTTTGAAACAAAAGGTGTCACAAGCCGCCATTCAATCGACCTAGGCGCAAAACACCGCCTGTGACGCTTTGCCGCGGATCACCGGCTCGCTATTCTTCTCCGCTCGTTCGAAGGATCGCCTCCGTAGCCATGAAGCAGTCTGCATCCATTCCCTATCGGATCGACCAGGGAAGGCTGCGCGTGCTTCTCGTAACATCTCGGACGAGACGGCGTTGGATCCTGCCAAAAGGCAAAGTGGGGCCACGGATGCTGCCCGGTCGATCGGCCGAACGTGAAGCCTTCGAAGAAGCGGGAGTCCTCGGGCGGCTGGCGAAGGATCCGATCGGCTCCTACCGACAAGGCGATCATATCCCGGATATGCCGGAAGGCGGTGTGATCGTCGAAGCCTATGCTCTCGAGGTAGTCGATGAGCTGCCGGCGTGGCGAGAGATGCATTTTCGCGAGCGCCGCTGGTTTTCCGTGAATGACGCGATCCGCGTCGTTCGGGATCCAGAGATCCGATCGATCCTGCAAACCTTCAAGCGCTCGATGAAGCGTTGATCGGAAGATCGGCTTCTATCGCCTGAGGCCAAAAGGACCGCAGATCCCGAGGATCGGATCACAACAGGGTCGGTCAATCAGTGCTGTCCCACATCCGGCTCGTCGGGCATCGGCTCCCGTCGCGAATCCCATTCGCCCCCCTCTGGAATTGTACCGACAGCCTCGACGCCACCTGTCCACGCACTAGCCTGTCGATGCAAAAGTCCTGGAGGAACCATCACCGCGTCGCCAGCATCCAGAGCGATCCGTTTCCCCTTGGGGCTGCCGAAAGCGAGGATCGTCGATCCTTTGACGGTCGCGATGACCTCATGGGCGTGCGAATGGGAGCGGCCTGTGTCGGAAATCCGACCGCGCCATTCAAGATGCAGCCTTTTTCCGTGAACAGCGCTTCGAAATGCTCCGCGCAGTCTGCAGCTTCGGGTCGACGGCAATGCGATAGACGATGATGTCCTTCCGCGATCGGGTAAGGAAATCGTCGTTCTCGACAAGCGTCAATCGTCGCCATTCCAACATGGCAAAGAATACAATCACATAGCGTTACGGTCTCATGACAGCGGCTCACCGTCGCCGTCCCGTACCTTTCGCACCTTGCCAATGGTGACCTCATGGACGCCGGGCGCGTCCTTGAGCCGCGCAGCAGCCATACGGATGTCACGCTGAGACACCTTCACGAGATTCAGTGTGACCAGGTCCAGGTCATCGTCACCGGGCACGGCGGTCATGCGCCTGATCTGTCCGCCGCGAAGTCCGAGCTGTTTCTTGATGCCTTCGGGATCGAGAGCCGCGCGCTCCGCGCTCACCTTTACAACCGCACTTTGAACCCGCGCGCGATATGCCTCCTCGAGCGGCTTGATACCGACCAGGATGAGCAGGATGATCGCGGTGGCGAGACCGGCGGCGAAGTAGAGCCCTGCACCCGATGCAAGGCCGATCGCGGCGACACTCCAGATGCTCGCGGCAGTGGTCAGACCTTTCACCGCCTGCCCACGAAGAAGGATCGATCCGGCGCCCAGAAAGCCGATACCGGAAACGACCTGCGCGGCAACGCGCGACGGATCGAGGACGACGTGCGGCATCTGAGTGGCGTTGGTAAAGCCGTAGGCCGAGACGATGATGAGAAGCGCCGAGCCTACACTGACCAGCATGTGGGTGCGGACGCCTGCAGCCCACAGCAATCGCTCACGCTCGAACCCGATCAGACTTCCGAGCAACGCCGAGGCAAGCAGACGGATCGCGATGTCGGTGTTCGAGATCATCGTTGGGCGGCCAGCCGTGGCATGACACGCTGCGCGATCAGCGCATTCTCCGCCTCGCAGCCCTGAGCCGCCTGTGCGCCGCCCGTGCGCAGATGGGCGAGCTCCGTCCGTGCCGCTTCAAGATCCGCCTGATACTCGGGCTTGGTCGCGATCACCGTCATCGTCGCCGAGGCCGACAGCATGCCTGCCTCGACCGCGCTCTCGTTGTGGGCGCCGCAGATGAAGCGGCTGTCGCCATAGGCTCGACCACGCGCGAGGATCTGCTGGGCTCGATCGGGCGCGATGGAAGCGAGGATTATCGCCTAGGTCCATCCGTAGGTGGTGTGGCCCGATGGATAATCATAGCTCATCCGTCCGCGCTTCCTGTCGAACAGTTCGGATGCCGGCTGGCAGATCGCGCCATGATCGATGGTGAAGGGCCGCTCGCGCTGGAATATGTCCTTGGCGTGGCTGGACTCAGCGCTGGTGTCGGCAGCGGCGCGCTTCACTACAGCCGCCAGCTTCGGTGCCGTCTCCGGAGTGAGCTGGATGCCCACCGCGCAGCTATAGTCCCGCATCAAGCCCGGAACACTGTATTCGGCATCCGTGATCGCCATCTGCCATCGGCCCGAGCCCTGAAGCGAGCGGGTGGCTTTGAATATCTTCCGGTCGGTATCGTAGCGAGGATCGCCCGGGCGAGGCGCCGGCTCGAGGATGGTCGTGACGTCGAACTCGCCGGGAGCGAGATAGCCCTTGCGCTGGTCGGCCGGTGATGTCGCGGCGGTCAGCAGGAAGAGAAAACCGATGCCGGCGCTTACGCCCAGATTTGTTTGAACTCGCAACGCTTACACCTCTGCCGCAGCAACCATCGCGAGGCCTTGCCCCGAGGTGAGAATGTAGCAAATTTGTCAAAAAGGCGAGCCGCGACGGACGAGCAATAGTGAACTCAGGTGGCCGGAAAATATCGAAGAACGCCAGCTTGTCGCGCAACGCCGCCGATGTCGCCGGGATGGTTGATCCCATCGGTCACCGGCACCTCCTCGAAATCAAACGGGCTGATCCCGCTGAGGCAGGCGACGTTCACCCCATATTGGTTCGGGTTGGAGCGCCTCTGGTGATGCGTGTAGATGCCGCAGCGCGAGCAGAAGAAGTGCTGCGCGATGCCCGTATTAAACCGATAGCTGGTCAGCGCATCCTCGCCTTCTAGGACTCGAACGCCGCCCATTTCAGCCGAGACGGCGATCGCGCCGCGCATCCGGCAAAAGGAACAGGTACAACGGCGGATCGTGGCGAAGCCGTCGCTGAGCCTGGCTTCAAAGCGAACGGTGCCGCAATGGCATTGGCCCGATCGGACGGTTGCGTCTTCTGGC contains:
- a CDS encoding DUF2971 domain-containing protein, encoding MATIETYARPTWLYRHRSLRPRGADGDGAADRERLERELSAIEQGYIWCGKFNEMNDPMEGFYRSNGSAMENPGYEEFVETVRQEKLGLGIASLSETWDNELMWAHYADGFRGICVAYPMARLLECLDGTHALARVAYGDRPHYLNLSAMRDADHRARAILSTKNVKWSYEREWRLFAAHRGEARYVGRGAVTVYLGMRMAAEDRRLVTRRMKAAGITVRRTSVDGYSVRCSDPS
- a CDS encoding holo-ACP synthase, giving the protein MIIGIGTDILQIERLRRSLRRFGAGYLEEMFTPQEIAMPQVTLDAATHFSLGFCAKEACAKALGTGIDADVDWFDIEIDYRTPSPRLMLSGGARTRLEFLTSAGSVAVPQLSLGVAGGLAQAIVIIATAD
- a CDS encoding GFA family protein; amino-acid sequence: MPEDATVRSGQCHCGTVRFEARLSDGFATIRRCTCSFCRMRGAIAVSAEMGGVRVLEGEDALTSYRFNTGIAQHFFCSRCGIYTHHQRRSNPNQYGVNVACLSGISPFDFEEVPVTDGINHPGDIGGVARQAGVLRYFPAT
- a CDS encoding MgtC/SapB family protein, producing the protein MISNTDIAIRLLASALLGSLIGFERERLLWAAGVRTHMLVSVGSALLIIVSAYGFTNATQMPHVVLDPSRVAAQVVSGIGFLGAGSILLRGQAVKGLTTAASIWSVAAIGLASGAGLYFAAGLATAIILLILVGIKPLEEAYRARVQSAVVKVSAERAALDPEGIKKQLGLRGGQIRRMTAVPGDDDLDLVTLNLVKVSQRDIRMAAARLKDAPGVHEVTIGKVRKVRDGDGEPLS
- a CDS encoding NUDIX hydrolase, whose protein sequence is MKQSASIPYRIDQGRLRVLLVTSRTRRRWILPKGKVGPRMLPGRSAEREAFEEAGVLGRLAKDPIGSYRQGDHIPDMPEGGVIVEAYALEVVDELPAWREMHFRERRWFSVNDAIRVVRDPEIRSILQTFKRSMKR